From Selenomonas sp. AB3002, one genomic window encodes:
- a CDS encoding glycosyltransferase yields MFDVNNQIDEIIHVAFILDENYITPASTSIFSLIKNKETNTKLAVHLIMDDVESSLADRLKCFEADDVSIDIICTSAELYRDLHKFNPHSYCVASTAALLKFSLPQLLSSLDKVIYLDGDLIVRHDLRELWDIELDDCYVAAAIDSGTMYSKNRFHKMVQGYFNSGVMLLNLAKMRNDSCTEKLLATKKRQKDSNLMDQNIFNIVFDGHVRYVSLLHNFLYVNLVRAKEKYSIEQLNVLYGTKFSNLDEVYQSAFIVHYSSKDKPWKFSEVPGGDEWRKMFYEMLLEHPELLYLSSGLAKNGLGRIRKSISAGERNSSLPLNMEQNRPWITVVMRLSHDIDLLEKSLAALRGQTWKSYEVLIIADEVMEAEKDILEKYLYSDDIVVLLKQGKDWAENAKYQGTCAARGDYVLFLDSRCIADRSLLKNLYVRAEMTQADIVAANYYEVDNEGIKRRENGFHLNWLTDEADNDLFDYQDCPDRIMSMFPAIPGPRLYRKDFLLKEELKLKEKPMNDDMVFSALTAIMADGITCLKESLVEYHRPEQEMSLKDIVDQISGATSYAMKTSRQDSIRNSICRFAITNYMDVLWKHIRDFRHKTGAEAEAVREYYKFLHNVFGSEIYATLDVESLHSEELYRDLCIVRRLDCGQIEVLVEREFIVSMTSYPARIGCVSAVVDSLMKQKISADRIELWLSRDEFPEEDESLPEELKEYQKEGIIDICWCDGNLKPHKKYYYAMQKHPEAVIVTVDDDLKYPRETLRSLYRSYLEFPEAVSATRTHLIMMNEEKNEILPYQMWLHEQEVVKGVPTHALLATGGAGALYPPHLLSTSDMFEESNIEVTALHADDLWLKAMEILSGVKVVQADKFRELSYVENSQENALWRTNVKEDGNDVQLRKIIDYVIESRGYDCVSATLSEAWASLPSERIEVMLDYFKNKKSWLWSKIRSARRDGVSQVQAKLKKTYDEKSRLNAKLQQAYAEKSEINAKLQQTYAEKSEINAKLQQTYAEKSEINAKLQQTYAEKSEINAKLKQTYEEKSELNAKLQQTYAEKSEINAKLKQTYQEKAERGLEIKELQSRLNVYEPWRKLIDTNSDTFIELLKKCSSVVLFGCGDFGKKLCGKIKKILPADNLILCDNSESLQGTMVEGKIVKSLPEVLGAVAENSIYLVATTKYAAEIYAQLLSCNVNKEKIIVVDQKIFDGLEVK; encoded by the coding sequence ATGTTTGATGTAAATAATCAAATTGATGAGATAATACATGTAGCTTTTATATTAGACGAAAATTATATTACGCCAGCTTCCACCAGTATTTTTTCTCTGATAAAAAATAAGGAAACAAATACTAAGCTTGCTGTGCATTTGATTATGGATGATGTTGAGTCATCTTTGGCTGATAGATTGAAATGCTTTGAGGCAGATGATGTGTCCATAGATATTATATGCACTTCAGCGGAACTTTATAGAGACCTGCATAAATTCAATCCTCATAGCTATTGTGTTGCTTCCACTGCTGCGTTGTTAAAATTTTCACTTCCCCAACTCCTCAGTTCCTTGGATAAGGTGATATACCTTGATGGTGATTTGATTGTTCGTCATGACCTTAGAGAACTGTGGGACATTGAGTTGGACGATTGTTATGTTGCGGCAGCTATCGACAGCGGTACAATGTATTCCAAGAATCGATTCCATAAGATGGTTCAGGGTTATTTCAATTCTGGCGTTATGCTTTTGAACTTAGCTAAGATGAGGAATGATTCTTGCACTGAAAAATTGCTAGCTACAAAAAAACGACAAAAAGATAGCAATTTGATGGATCAAAATATATTCAATATTGTATTTGATGGCCATGTAAGATATGTTTCTTTGTTACATAATTTTCTTTATGTTAATTTGGTACGCGCTAAAGAAAAATATAGCATAGAGCAGTTGAATGTTTTGTATGGAACAAAGTTTTCAAATCTCGATGAGGTTTATCAATCTGCGTTTATAGTACATTATTCTTCTAAGGATAAACCTTGGAAATTTTCTGAGGTTCCTGGAGGAGATGAATGGCGAAAGATGTTCTATGAAATGCTGCTTGAACATCCGGAACTGCTGTATCTTAGTTCTGGCCTTGCAAAGAATGGATTGGGAAGAATTAGAAAATCAATTTCTGCAGGTGAGAGGAACTCATCCTTACCACTGAATATGGAACAGAACAGACCGTGGATAACTGTGGTAATGAGATTATCTCATGATATAGACCTGTTAGAGAAAAGCTTGGCCGCTCTTAGGGGGCAGACCTGGAAATCCTATGAGGTGCTTATCATTGCAGATGAGGTAATGGAAGCAGAAAAGGATATCCTTGAAAAATACCTGTATTCAGATGATATAGTTGTGCTTCTGAAACAGGGGAAAGATTGGGCAGAAAACGCAAAATACCAAGGAACTTGTGCTGCCAGAGGTGACTATGTATTGTTCCTGGATAGTCGCTGCATTGCCGATCGTTCTTTATTGAAGAATCTTTATGTGCGGGCAGAGATGACTCAGGCAGATATTGTGGCAGCTAATTATTATGAAGTGGATAACGAGGGGATAAAGAGAAGAGAGAATGGCTTTCATTTGAATTGGCTGACGGATGAAGCAGATAATGATTTGTTTGATTATCAGGACTGTCCAGATCGAATCATGAGTATGTTTCCTGCAATACCAGGTCCGAGATTGTATCGCAAGGATTTTCTTTTGAAGGAAGAATTAAAACTCAAAGAAAAACCCATGAATGATGATATGGTATTTTCTGCCTTGACTGCCATCATGGCAGATGGTATAACCTGCTTAAAGGAATCATTGGTGGAATATCATCGTCCAGAGCAGGAAATGTCATTGAAAGACATAGTAGATCAGATATCAGGCGCTACAAGCTATGCAATGAAAACATCTCGTCAGGATTCCATAAGGAACAGCATATGCCGTTTTGCTATTACAAACTATATGGATGTATTATGGAAACATATTAGAGATTTTCGGCATAAAACTGGTGCAGAAGCTGAGGCTGTGAGAGAGTATTATAAGTTCCTGCACAACGTTTTTGGCAGCGAGATATATGCAACTTTGGATGTAGAATCACTGCACAGCGAGGAATTGTATCGTGATTTATGCATAGTTCGGAGACTGGATTGTGGGCAGATAGAGGTGTTGGTAGAGCGTGAGTTCATTGTTTCTATGACATCATATCCAGCAAGAATTGGCTGTGTGTCAGCTGTTGTTGATTCTCTTATGAAGCAGAAAATTTCTGCAGACAGGATAGAGTTGTGGTTGAGCAGAGATGAATTCCCTGAGGAAGATGAAAGCCTTCCGGAGGAACTAAAGGAATATCAGAAGGAAGGTATTATAGATATTTGCTGGTGTGATGGAAATCTGAAACCACATAAAAAATATTATTATGCTATGCAGAAGCATCCTGAGGCTGTGATTGTGACCGTTGACGATGATTTGAAATATCCACGAGAAACGCTTAGGTCTTTGTATAGATCTTATCTGGAATTCCCAGAGGCTGTGTCAGCAACGCGGACTCACCTTATCATGATGAATGAAGAAAAGAATGAAATCCTGCCTTATCAAATGTGGCTTCATGAGCAGGAGGTAGTTAAAGGGGTCCCCACCCACGCCCTATTGGCAACAGGGGGAGCTGGAGCATTATATCCGCCACACTTATTGAGCACCTCAGATATGTTCGAGGAATCGAACATTGAAGTTACAGCATTGCATGCGGATGACCTTTGGCTCAAGGCTATGGAGATACTTTCAGGAGTGAAGGTTGTTCAAGCGGATAAGTTCAGGGAGCTTTCTTATGTGGAAAATTCCCAGGAAAATGCATTGTGGCGCACAAATGTAAAGGAAGATGGCAATGATGTACAGTTAAGAAAAATTATTGACTACGTTATAGAGAGCAGGGGATATGATTGTGTATCTGCCACTTTAAGTGAAGCGTGGGCATCACTTCCTTCAGAGCGTATAGAGGTGATGCTGGACTATTTCAAAAACAAGAAAAGCTGGCTGTGGTCAAAAATAAGAAGTGCAAGACGGGATGGAGTATCTCAGGTGCAAGCAAAGCTAAAAAAAACCTATGATGAAAAATCGAGATTGAATGCAAAACTTCAACAGGCATATGCAGAGAAATCGGAGATTAATGCAAAGCTTCAACAGACATATGCAGAGAAATCGGAGATTAATGCAAAGCTTCAACAGACATATGCAGAGAAATCGGAGATTAATGCAAAGTTGCAGCAGACATATGCGGAGAAATCGGAGATAAATGCCAAACTAAAACAGACGTATGAGGAGAAATCTGAACTTAATGCAAAGTTGCAGCAGACATATGCAGAGAAATCTGAAATCAATGCAAAGCTGAAACAGACATATCAAGAAAAGGCAGAGCGTGGCTTAGAAATAAAAGAATTACAGTCCAGATTAAATGTATATGAACCCTGGCGGAAATTAATTGACACCAATAGTGATACTTTTATTGAGCTGCTAAAAAAATGCTCATCTGTTGTCTTGTTCGGATGTGGCGATTTTGGCAAGAAACTTTGTGGAAAGATAAAAAAAATCCTTCCAGCTGACAATCTGATTTTATGTGATAATAGTGAGTCTTTGCAGGGGACAATGGTAGAAGGCAAGATTGTGAAGTCTTTGCCTGAGGTGCTTGGTGCTGTGGCTGAAAATAGTATCTATCTTGTAGCAACCACGAAGTATGCTGCTGAGATATATGCACAACTTCTTTCCTGCAATGTAAACAAGGAAAAAATAATAGTAGTAGACCAGAAGATATTTGATGGTCTTGAAGTAAAATGA
- a CDS encoding glycosyltransferase family 2 protein, protein MDILVSVVMPVYNEENYLRECLDGLVGQTLKDIEVICVDDGSTDSSVAILQEYAARDRRFKILQQENQGAGIARNLGLSKAAGRYVIFLDSDDIFEPDMLEKMYQAAESERADVLVCRCDRYDDATGEYTPYPWSIRENLLPTAKSFPSAAIGRDFFKAFIWWPWDKLYRRSFVQGLGIGFQGLRTTNDLFFVAASMLKAGCISYVGNVLVHHRVNMGGSLSVTREKSWDCFYKALKAVRDFMEKENLFAVREQDFVNYCVHFCLWQLENMKGESRRQLAVHLYNKGWQELGIAGKNRTYFYHPGEYDKLRGLIRTEARDLIEAQEMHSDFPIKVSLILPSLNVHEYMAECLESAVNQTLQDIEIICVDAGSTDGTLEIIQDYMSRDSRVKLIKSDKKSYGYQMNIAIDSAQGEYIGILETDDFAPAEMYEELYNTAIQNEAELVKASFYRFTRDSEGNLHKTLFHITKGDKSYCGRVIDAAKEKKCFTFEMNTWSGIYLRSFLENNHIRHNETPGASFQDNGFWFQTIMHARRAYFVDKAYYMNRRDNPNSSVYNASKVYCICDEYDYLGELLSKDALLFDEFKGVYACAAFRNYRWTLDRIPMKDKAVFYERLKALCQEFTRRRLVDYEFLFEQSEMLAMDFYAIVHEPEKFFERLFGMRRDVITAVAEADKILIYGAGLMGKSCYEDLVKEGLQEKIIGFAVTGAPELDSFKDVPVRSLEDWAGEEDAEVIIAVKPAYKNDVYKNLVCHGFNKNHPYPDGSFIRLTEFEFYKDTFNGNLKQNYVFPFGCVKKGSRVVLYGAHEVGQSYYKQLEITGYAQVVQWLDDKYERHLKMGMPVSAPDQLGKVDFDAVVIAMGNQKNVREIGLKMLSNGVPLEKIVWMDKKNNTWLETYKKGILSKSKNNLRKCMDDMKQKMEKKLKELNTLSKKMDYAESLVLPQLTVALEENGKALPILAIIENLGKVFSQADCVVKLQLLSRDIFACACLEELLRTVLLDEKILEIELLNCGKTMPGLKVMSLLQANDVSVSLIHVEGEVYHRDLFEVLKDNNIAVKCVFPDIRVEEAATRNSLNSLVLTGDKLYRVPEAEIGKIAFDSVDDYFIGSLEGSLKAKLMEAVELSHVGTV, encoded by the coding sequence GTGGATATTTTAGTATCTGTTGTCATGCCGGTTTATAACGAAGAAAACTATTTGAGGGAATGTCTGGACGGACTGGTGGGCCAGACTTTGAAGGATATTGAGGTCATCTGTGTGGATGATGGTTCTACGGACAGTTCCGTGGCCATTTTGCAGGAATACGCTGCCCGCGACAGGCGTTTTAAGATTTTGCAGCAGGAAAATCAGGGCGCAGGCATAGCCAGAAATCTTGGCCTTAGCAAGGCAGCAGGCCGCTATGTGATATTCCTGGACAGCGATGATATCTTCGAGCCGGACATGCTGGAAAAAATGTATCAGGCGGCAGAGTCTGAGCGGGCTGATGTGCTGGTCTGCCGTTGCGACCGCTATGATGATGCTACCGGCGAATACACGCCCTACCCCTGGAGCATCAGAGAGAATCTTCTGCCTACAGCCAAGTCGTTTCCCTCTGCCGCCATTGGCAGGGACTTCTTCAAAGCCTTTATCTGGTGGCCTTGGGACAAGCTTTATCGTCGCTCTTTTGTGCAAGGTTTAGGCATTGGCTTTCAGGGACTTCGTACAACCAATGATCTCTTCTTTGTGGCAGCTTCTATGCTGAAGGCTGGTTGTATCTCCTATGTGGGCAATGTACTGGTGCATCACAGGGTGAACATGGGTGGCTCGCTGTCCGTGACCAGAGAAAAATCCTGGGACTGCTTCTACAAGGCGCTGAAAGCCGTGCGAGATTTCATGGAGAAGGAAAATCTGTTTGCAGTCAGGGAGCAGGATTTTGTCAATTACTGTGTCCATTTCTGTCTGTGGCAGCTGGAAAACATGAAGGGAGAAAGCAGGCGACAGCTGGCGGTCCATCTGTATAATAAAGGCTGGCAGGAATTGGGGATAGCCGGGAAAAACAGAACATATTTCTATCATCCCGGGGAATACGACAAGCTTCGCGGCCTGATCCGTACAGAAGCCAGAGATCTCATCGAGGCACAGGAAATGCACAGTGATTTCCCCATCAAGGTTTCGTTGATATTGCCCTCTTTGAACGTCCATGAATACATGGCAGAGTGCCTGGAAAGCGCTGTGAATCAGACTTTGCAGGATATCGAGATCATCTGCGTGGATGCCGGCTCTACAGATGGCACTTTGGAAATCATTCAGGACTATATGAGCCGTGACAGTCGTGTGAAGCTTATCAAGTCTGACAAAAAGAGTTATGGCTATCAGATGAATATAGCCATTGACAGTGCTCAGGGCGAGTACATCGGCATTTTGGAGACAGATGATTTCGCACCTGCAGAAATGTATGAGGAGCTTTACAATACCGCCATACAAAACGAGGCTGAGCTTGTAAAAGCCAGTTTCTATCGTTTTACCAGGGACAGCGAGGGAAATCTGCACAAGACCCTGTTCCATATCACCAAGGGGGACAAGAGTTATTGCGGTCGTGTGATAGATGCAGCCAAGGAAAAGAAATGCTTTACCTTCGAGATGAACACTTGGAGCGGTATCTATCTGAGAAGCTTCTTGGAAAATAACCATATCCGTCACAACGAGACCCCCGGGGCCTCTTTCCAGGACAATGGTTTCTGGTTCCAGACTATAATGCATGCCCGCAGGGCTTACTTTGTGGATAAGGCTTACTATATGAACCGCAGGGACAATCCAAATTCTTCGGTGTACAATGCAAGCAAGGTTTATTGCATATGTGATGAATATGACTACTTGGGCGAGTTGCTGTCCAAGGATGCTCTGCTTTTCGATGAGTTCAAGGGAGTATACGCTTGTGCGGCATTCCGCAACTATCGCTGGACTCTCGACCGCATTCCGATGAAGGATAAAGCTGTCTTCTATGAGCGCCTGAAAGCTCTTTGCCAGGAATTTACCCGGCGCAGGCTGGTGGACTATGAATTTCTCTTTGAGCAGAGTGAAATGCTGGCTATGGATTTCTATGCTATTGTCCATGAACCGGAGAAGTTTTTTGAACGTCTTTTTGGCATGAGGCGGGATGTCATAACTGCTGTGGCAGAGGCTGATAAAATCCTCATCTATGGCGCTGGCCTGATGGGCAAGTCCTGCTATGAAGATTTGGTCAAAGAGGGGTTGCAGGAGAAAATCATAGGTTTTGCTGTGACCGGAGCACCGGAGCTTGACAGCTTTAAGGATGTTCCTGTCAGGAGCCTGGAAGACTGGGCAGGAGAGGAAGATGCAGAAGTCATCATCGCCGTGAAGCCTGCCTATAAAAACGATGTGTACAAAAACTTGGTCTGCCACGGTTTCAACAAGAATCACCCTTATCCGGATGGTTCGTTTATCCGTTTGACGGAATTTGAGTTCTACAAAGACACCTTTAATGGCAATCTCAAGCAGAACTATGTCTTCCCCTTTGGTTGTGTCAAAAAGGGCAGCCGGGTGGTGCTTTATGGTGCTCATGAAGTAGGGCAGTCCTACTATAAACAGCTGGAGATTACAGGCTATGCACAGGTAGTGCAGTGGCTGGATGACAAGTATGAGCGTCACCTGAAGATGGGCATGCCTGTATCGGCACCGGATCAGCTGGGCAAGGTGGATTTTGATGCGGTAGTCATTGCTATGGGAAATCAGAAAAATGTGCGCGAAATAGGGTTGAAGATGCTGTCTAATGGCGTGCCTCTGGAAAAGATTGTCTGGATGGACAAGAAAAATAATACATGGCTTGAGACGTATAAGAAAGGTATTCTTTCAAAGTCAAAAAATAATCTGCGTAAGTGTATGGATGACATGAAGCAGAAGATGGAGAAGAAGCTTAAAGAGTTAAATACTCTCAGTAAGAAGATGGATTATGCTGAGTCATTGGTTTTGCCACAGCTTACTGTAGCTCTGGAAGAAAATGGTAAGGCTCTGCCCATCTTGGCTATAATAGAAAATCTTGGCAAGGTGTTTTCTCAGGCAGATTGTGTGGTGAAACTGCAACTGCTATCGCGAGATATTTTTGCCTGCGCTTGCCTAGAAGAACTTTTAAGAACTGTGCTTTTAGATGAAAAGATATTGGAGATTGAGCTTTTGAACTGTGGAAAAACCATGCCAGGGTTAAAAGTTATGAGCTTGTTGCAGGCTAATGATGTTTCTGTCAGTTTGATTCATGTTGAGGGTGAAGTATATCATCGCGATTTATTTGAAGTCCTGAAGGACAATAATATTGCGGTCAAGTGTGTTTTCCCGGATATCCGCGTGGAAGAAGCTGCTACTAGAAATAGCTTGAATAGCTTAGTTTTGACGGGAGATAAGCTCTATCGTGTCCCTGAAGCTGAAATTGGTAAAATAGCTTTTGACAGTGTCGATGATTATTTTATAGGCAGTCTTGAAGGTTCTTTGAAAGCTAAGCTTATGGAGGCCGTGGAGCTGAGTCATGTAGGAACTGTTTAA
- a CDS encoding DUF4422 domain-containing protein, with product MGKLILYGRGLIAEEYCRYLEAQGRGEDIEAFAVTKMNGQGNTYCGRPCLEIEEAIKIFPKAEIHLTLQEKYHEEVIGLLAELGREPKEIIGLHRMTQLLGEQGIKEISEACSDLIVNRNPYDYSMLEISPKEHPEARFTFYPMTQVPLSQPEIRYLHQTVSKFSNGSVTSSPYLHRARGARSVEVQWTSRGWQPEGLMEGGQSQLYLAMATSLKDARVSMENLPDYVHPVMGGTAGYDGPRTAEMAYDDEESDTLSSYNSLYSELTVAHWLWKKAPWAKYLGLCHYRRHFVLTEEIKKAMAEGKVDVLLTTPRLTFPTVHAYFAGLPVTTMDEQDYSLMLRLIEHEDSELANFSKEFLEGQIHYPNNMVIAKREIYLAYCRFMFKVLHGMQEHYKKHGIARPDRYLGYVGELLTTVYFAWYCEKYRVAYIDYKLLREV from the coding sequence GTGGGCAAATTGATACTTTACGGCAGAGGCCTCATAGCAGAGGAATACTGCAGATATCTGGAAGCTCAGGGCAGGGGTGAGGACATAGAAGCCTTTGCCGTCACGAAAATGAACGGTCAGGGAAATACATACTGCGGCCGCCCCTGCTTGGAGATAGAAGAAGCCATAAAGATATTCCCAAAAGCTGAGATACACCTGACCCTGCAGGAAAAGTATCACGAAGAAGTTATTGGCTTGCTGGCAGAATTGGGCAGAGAGCCAAAGGAAATCATCGGCCTCCACCGCATGACGCAGCTGCTGGGGGAGCAGGGCATTAAAGAAATCAGTGAGGCATGCTCCGACCTGATAGTAAATCGCAACCCCTACGACTACTCCATGCTGGAAATCTCCCCCAAGGAGCACCCGGAAGCCAGGTTTACTTTCTACCCCATGACCCAGGTGCCCCTGTCACAACCGGAGATCAGATACTTACACCAAACCGTAAGTAAATTTAGCAATGGTAGCGTAACAAGTAGTCCTTACCTCCACCGCGCGCGGGGAGCGCGAAGCGTGGAAGTCCAGTGGACTTCCCGTGGGTGGCAACCCGAAGGGCTGATGGAAGGGGGGCAGAGCCAACTCTATTTGGCAATGGCAACATCACTAAAAGATGCCAGAGTCAGCATGGAAAACCTGCCAGATTACGTCCATCCCGTCATGGGAGGCACAGCAGGTTATGATGGCCCCCGCACAGCAGAAATGGCGTATGACGATGAGGAATCCGACACCCTTTCCAGTTATAACAGCCTATATTCCGAACTGACAGTTGCCCACTGGCTATGGAAGAAAGCTCCCTGGGCCAAATATCTGGGACTTTGCCACTATCGGCGCCATTTTGTTCTGACAGAAGAAATAAAGAAGGCAATGGCCGAGGGAAAGGTGGATGTCTTGCTGACTACCCCAAGATTGACCTTTCCTACAGTTCATGCATATTTTGCAGGTCTCCCCGTTACGACCATGGACGAGCAGGATTACAGCCTCATGCTGAGATTGATTGAGCATGAAGATTCTGAGCTGGCAAATTTTTCCAAGGAATTCCTGGAAGGGCAGATTCATTACCCAAACAACATGGTTATCGCTAAGAGAGAGATTTACCTGGCCTATTGCCGCTTTATGTTCAAGGTGCTGCATGGCATGCAGGAGCATTACAAGAAGCATGGGATTGCTCGTCCCGACAGGTATTTGGGTTATGTAGGAGAGCTCTTGACCACGGTTTACTTTGCCTGGTATTGCGAAAAATACCGTGTCGCTTATATAGATTACAAGCTGCTAAGAGAAGTCTGA
- a CDS encoding UDP-glucose/GDP-mannose dehydrogenase family protein, protein MKIAIAGTGYVGFVTAVCLAEHGHQVTCVDVDKQKIDSLNRYGKALIYEKDLDALMEKNKERLTYTTDYASAYKDAEIIFIGVGTPEKRDGSANLNYVYAVAMQIAETAERECVVVVKSTVPIGTNERIEKLIKEHRAEGVAPLHVASNPEFLSQGTAVHDTLHASRIVMGVEDEYSKAKLTELYKDFAAPKIITNRRSAEMIKYASNDFLALKISYINEIANLCEEIGADIEDVAKGMGYDKRIGSKFLRAGIGYGGSCFPKDTKALHWLSDYHEQELKTVKAAIEVNDHQKLKLIRKAHKYYEDLEGVTVAVLGLTFKPGTDDLREAPSLTNVPMLLEEGAIVRVYDPIGMERFKELYPTQVKYCKSVEEALQGAELCLILTDWPKIKELPLQRYAELMARPVILDGRNCYELAEAREAGVAYDSMGRSAINPADF, encoded by the coding sequence ATGAAAATAGCAATCGCAGGCACAGGCTATGTCGGTTTCGTCACCGCTGTCTGCCTGGCCGAGCACGGCCACCAAGTCACCTGTGTGGATGTGGACAAGCAGAAAATCGATAGTCTGAACCGCTACGGCAAGGCCCTGATCTACGAAAAAGACCTGGATGCCCTGATGGAAAAGAACAAGGAGCGCCTGACCTACACCACGGATTATGCCAGTGCCTACAAGGATGCAGAAATCATCTTCATCGGCGTGGGCACCCCGGAGAAGCGGGATGGATCTGCCAATCTGAACTACGTCTACGCCGTGGCCATGCAGATAGCGGAGACCGCAGAGCGGGAGTGCGTAGTGGTAGTGAAATCCACCGTCCCCATTGGCACCAATGAACGAATCGAAAAGCTAATCAAAGAGCATAGAGCAGAGGGGGTAGCCCCCCTCCATGTGGCCTCCAATCCGGAGTTTTTGTCGCAGGGTACGGCGGTGCACGATACTCTCCATGCCTCACGCATCGTCATGGGGGTGGAGGATGAATACTCCAAAGCAAAGCTCACGGAACTCTACAAGGACTTTGCCGCACCGAAGATTATTACCAATCGTCGCAGTGCGGAGATGATCAAGTATGCTTCCAATGATTTCCTGGCGCTCAAGATAAGCTACATCAACGAAATCGCTAACCTTTGCGAGGAAATCGGGGCAGATATAGAGGATGTAGCCAAAGGCATGGGCTACGACAAGCGCATTGGCAGCAAGTTCCTGCGTGCTGGCATCGGCTACGGCGGTTCCTGCTTCCCCAAGGACACCAAGGCCCTGCACTGGCTGTCTGACTACCATGAGCAGGAGCTGAAGACTGTCAAGGCGGCCATTGAGGTCAATGACCATCAGAAGCTGAAGTTGATAAGGAAGGCCCATAAGTATTATGAGGATCTGGAAGGTGTCACCGTGGCTGTGCTGGGGTTGACCTTTAAGCCTGGCACAGATGATTTGAGAGAGGCCCCGTCTCTCACCAATGTACCCATGCTGCTGGAGGAAGGGGCTATAGTGAGGGTTTATGACCCCATCGGCATGGAGCGGTTCAAGGAACTTTATCCTACACAGGTGAAGTATTGCAAGAGTGTGGAGGAGGCTTTGCAGGGAGCAGAGCTTTGCCTTATTTTGACAGATTGGCCGAAGATAAAGGAACTGCCCCTGCAGCGCTATGCAGAGCTTATGGCACGTCCGGTTATACTTGATGGTCGGAATTGCTATGAGCTGGCTGAAGCCAGAGAGGCAGGAGTGGCTTATGATTCTATGGGGCGGAGCGCAATAAATCCCGCAGATTTCTAA
- a CDS encoding glycosyltransferase family 2 protein, whose protein sequence is MPEISVIVPLYNARKYLQEAIDSVLAQTFQDFEIIVVDDCSTDGSWELVNRLYGENDKVSLYRHEGNKTAGGARNTGLEHAKGKYIAFLDSDDLYLPESLEIMHKAAEKYGAEVVHSPGCLVPQGDQEQVRTTDEFRTILFDDMPASEKPVLINEDKAYRVELWARRKLYGTIWNKLFRKDFLDEHHIRFEENLVPGQDAIFLFRCVFYARGYLWIPDIFYIYRRPVTSVTRKKRDAKFIAMQAKNIAAKIKALDTYMGDIPWFSDKPEVQDKVREFAIIDTDPSFIQQGYHSQGLLEGSEEEIRQAFRDLYGEQGYFAYWYFHHYHLLKAGAGATNEGQSYIFPYHLFQEGERTVIYGAGESGQSFYRQLQRQNYLKPVGIVDKRAKELKTPDLPVQPVEDLKKMDFDAILIAVINEKAAKEIKAMLIQMGIAENRIRWQGNAYTTDDYYNNYYFPLLRENHQARQN, encoded by the coding sequence ATGCCGGAAATATCCGTGATAGTGCCCCTTTACAATGCAAGGAAGTATCTGCAGGAGGCTATTGATAGCGTACTAGCTCAGACTTTTCAGGATTTCGAAATCATAGTGGTAGATGACTGCTCAACGGATGGCAGCTGGGAACTGGTAAACAGGCTTTATGGAGAAAATGATAAGGTCAGCCTGTATCGCCATGAAGGCAACAAGACCGCAGGTGGCGCCAGAAACACGGGCCTTGAGCACGCCAAGGGCAAATACATTGCTTTCTTGGACAGTGATGATCTCTATTTGCCAGAGTCATTGGAAATCATGCATAAGGCGGCCGAAAAGTACGGCGCGGAGGTAGTTCATTCCCCAGGTTGCCTGGTACCCCAGGGAGATCAGGAACAGGTAAGGACAACAGATGAATTCCGCACCATTCTCTTTGACGATATGCCAGCCTCAGAGAAGCCAGTGCTGATAAACGAAGATAAGGCCTATCGCGTGGAGCTTTGGGCCAGGCGGAAACTTTATGGCACCATCTGGAACAAGCTTTTCAGAAAGGATTTTCTGGACGAGCACCACATACGCTTTGAGGAAAATTTGGTGCCGGGGCAGGATGCCATCTTCCTGTTCCGTTGTGTCTTCTATGCCAGAGGCTACCTATGGATTCCGGACATCTTCTACATCTACCGCCGTCCTGTCACATCTGTGACCAGAAAAAAGCGGGATGCCAAATTTATCGCAATGCAGGCCAAAAATATTGCAGCGAAGATAAAGGCACTGGATACCTATATGGGTGACATCCCGTGGTTCAGTGACAAACCGGAAGTACAGGACAAAGTGCGGGAGTTTGCCATTATCGACACTGACCCCTCCTTCATTCAGCAAGGCTACCACAGCCAGGGCCTGCTGGAGGGTAGTGAGGAAGAAATCCGCCAAGCATTTAGGGATCTTTACGGAGAGCAAGGCTATTTCGCCTACTGGTATTTCCACCACTATCATCTGCTGAAAGCAGGAGCGGGAGCAACCAATGAGGGCCAGTCATACATCTTCCCCTATCATCTTTTCCAAGAGGGAGAGAGAACTGTCATCTACGGCGCCGGAGAGTCAGGTCAGTCTTTCTATCGACAACTGCAAAGGCAAAACTACCTCAAGCCCGTAGGTATAGTGGACAAAAGAGCCAAGGAACTTAAAACTCCGGACTTACCTGTGCAGCCTGTTGAAGACTTGAAAAAGATGGACTTCGATGCCATCCTGATTGCCGTCATCAATGAAAAAGCAGCCAAGGAAATCAAGGCTATGCTCATTCAAATGGGAATAGCGGAAAACAGGATTCGCTGGCAGGGCAATGCCTACACAACAGATGACTATTACAACAACTACTATTTTCCCTTACTGAGAGAAAACCATCAAGCAAGACAAAACTAA